The Equus asinus isolate D_3611 breed Donkey chromosome 1, EquAss-T2T_v2, whole genome shotgun sequence genome segment ATGTGTTCTTGCTCGGTTTGACCACCAGGAGGCGCAGATCCAAATCTAGGCTCATCACACTCAAGTGCATAGGACCATGCATTTTGTACGCTTATCAATCGCTGGCTTTATTTTCCTACCCTTATTTTTTATTCCATCAAATTCCTCCACAAATTGATCTTATACTTTTATATTGTGGGCATTTTTATAAGCTATCTCGAATGTGATATGGAACCAGAAGAGGAATAAATTAATCGGTAAGTAAATCTTCACATGAAAGGGTGGTCAAAAGCGCTTGGGAGGAAACGCGAACTCTCCCAGAGAGAATCATTTGCCGACTCACTGAATCACACTGAGACTGTTCTCGATTTTCCCAAGAGGAACAAATGCTTACTATCAGTGAGTTTCAGAGAGACTGCTGGCTCCAGGAGGCAAGAGGTTTGGCCTGACTGGGAAGCGGAAAGAAGAGTCAGAAAAATGGGGAATGATTATTCTGTTATTGGGTCTCTGAGGAGGAGCCCTGTGACCTTCCAGGAAGCAGAGTCCTGAGTCGGGAAAGGagtaaaatgatagaaatttagGCTTTATTCAGGTTTTAAAAATCTAGGAGCTCCAGGTACTCCTGAAAGCTGGCGAGATCTTGGAGTCCTTGTGGGCGGCACAGAAACGAAGCCGCTGCAAGAATGTGAGCCGCACAGTTTTCTGTGGCCCAGAGCAGCTCTGATCCACAGAGGAAGGGCCCATGTGGTGAGGCCTTGTGAGTGGAAGCCCACAAGGAGGTTGGCAACTAGGAGCCGGATCTTGCATAAAAGGCTATGGCCAAGGAATAGAAGCCCTCCAGCCCCCAACACTCTGGCGCTGAAAAAGCCCGATTGAAGAAAGATGCAAGGCAGGGAAATGAGGAGAACCTGAACTGAGATGGCTTCTGCTCCCAGTGAGaggtgaaatagaaataaaatacattttataaaaataaagaaaactgcaTTTCTTGCACAAGAGTTTGTGAGCTAAATGTGGACCCACACAACAAAAATGTGTTTGTTGTTTCTGGCAGAGGCCCAGTTACAGTTAGGCTAACTGTTTCTGAAATGGAGCCCAGACTCAGGAGTGGGTTCTCCCCTGTGGCCTCTGAGAGGCACGGGTGCCAGCACGAAGGAGTAGCCCAGGGTCCCCAAATTCTCTAGCTTATTAAAAGGGTGTGGATACTATCTCATAAGTAAGTTTATGACTTCATTACAACCAGAATTCAGCCAAGAGAACATCTCACAAATAATTTCTAACTGTATTATTCCTCAGGAAGATTCTCCACAATAAAAGGAATGGATTTAATAATgtgacaaaaatatatttcagaggtGAGCTACAATGAGTGCTGACAGGGTTTACTTACAAATACTCCCAGGAGAATGTAATTTCCAGGCACCTGACGGCGGATTTTCCCACAGCAAGCAAGTATAATAAGTACAACAAAAAATGCTGGCCTGAGGATAATTTAAAACCACGTGTTATTTGTTTCCAGTGCTTATAGCATCAGATATAGGTAGGTAGATAGTGATATATATCATTATATGATATTATCTGCTAATAAGTATtataaagtaaacaaaaatgtaGATTATTACCTttaccttatttctttttcacctTTTAAAACTAACTTTTTTCATTGCCATCCACAGACAGCTTGtaggttctttttttaaatttttatttggaaataattgtagattcacagaaAGTTGCAAAGAGACAGAGAGGTCTCTAATACCCTTtactcagtttcccccaatggttcCATCTTACATATTTATAGCATAATACCAAACCAGTAATTTGACATGTACAGCGTGTATATATAATGCTGTGTCATAGAACTGTGACACAAATCTATGTGCAGATATGTGTAACCAGCGCCACAATCAAGATTCGGAACTATCCCATCATTAAAGCATCAGCAAAGAGCCACCTCGTGCCGTCCCTTTACagtcacacacacgcacacacacacgcaaccactaatttgcttgttttctatctctataattttgtcatttcaagaatattataGTTTTGCCTAATTTTACCTAGTTAAAATCAATAGCTAGTAGAAAAACCACTTTTTATTAAATCCAATAATACTTACAAGATTGCATAGGTGAACCAGGCATGGTTGCGCACCCAAACTCTTAAAGCcttcctgattaaaaaaaatcaatatagttTTACACAATAAGTAGTTTATTTTGCTAACGAATGTAATATTTAAGGAGAAGTAAAACAATGTCatgagaagaaagggagaaatccTAATGATTGATGATGACAGATGAGGAGTGAAACAGTTAAACATATAACTATCTCTTGCTCCTTAAAATAGATTCATAAAAAGATACAGTCATAAGTGGTGAGTCATATTTGGATAATGCAGATGTCCtagtgaaatttttttaattaaaaaaatactgagatTGGGTATGTgtacaaagcaaaagaaatcaaCTTCTCATATATTTGTTTTGTAAATATAGATTTTCATATGAGGGGTTTAAGCAGTGATGGCTCATAATCCCTGAGATAATTTCTGCATTTAACAGTGTTCCAGCCTCCAAGGGCTCCATAATCTCACCTTTTTTTCTCTATCCAGTTTTATCTGTGGAATAGctcagggaaatttaaaaaaaaaaaatagtgcccAAAATAAGAGTAAGAAAATAAGTTCTTGGTTTAGGAAGTTGAAGTAAAATTCTCAAAATCCACCAACACTTTAGTCTAGGAGTTgcctcagaaaaacaaagctatAGAAATATCGTGTCCTATgagtggttcagaaaaaaataaatgcttttttaatGATCAATATTAAATAGAGCTGATTCAATAAGAATTAATGTAAAcaacttaatatttaatttacatcAGTAATAAAGACTTACCAGAAAACAAACACGCTGGTAATTGCCACAGTGACCACCAACTGAGCTGACAGGATGAGGAACACTTTTACAATGAAAGCTGAGGagacaaaaaacatttttataacacaatagtcaaaagtaaaaatataaatgtaattacCTATTGTTGATACTTGACGAAATAaatttttcctctgattttttgAGGATGGGAAAAAGAGTGTTAGTTTAAAGTCAGCAAATAGGATGACAGCAAAAATACAGCTCTGCAGAACTTCTGGAAAATACTCAGTCCGTATTGCCAGACGTGTTTTACCGGAGATCTGAGGGTTTATCCACGGAAGCCccaaaattttaaagacaaactCAGAGATTGAATTCTTTATTATGCACACCCCATCCTCCTTAGGACCAACAGTGATCTGAAAGTCTTGGGATATCACAGGCCCACCATCAGGGACCCAGTTACACCCCTGCACAGAAGGGAGAACAGCGACGTCTCAGGGACTGCTCGTGGCCAGGGCGTTTACCCCTCTGGGAATGGACTTGGGCTGCGGGGGGTTTACAGAGCTTTCCCACCACTTTTCTCTTCAGCCTTACCTGCCTTTAGCAGCTCCTTTCCCTTCTACTTGTGCAGAAACTAGATCACCTCATGAATTGTAAGTAAGACTAAGGAGTTCCAAGTGAATGGcgtgccgaagcagagtgcagagTATGTTCGCATCTCTTTTCGCTTACTTCCTACTTCACAGGTTTTCCTGAGGCCCTCTGAATATGGTGCTGGTaatgacaatttatttttttgtggctttatcccaaatttgaaaggaaaaaaaaaataaagaatgctgTTTAAAGTGGACTTACAGGATCATCAGCTATGTCCTTTTGCTGGTCTGTTTCTGTGCATAGGAAGGGTGACAACAAAGAAAGGGGACTGAGCTATCTTAATCAAAATACCAGAACATATGTACCCTAATGTATGCTGCCTACATTACAATATTCATTTAGCTAACATTACTTTCACATCTACTATGTGTTGGGgactgtgagggaataaattaaATGTGGCTCAACGTCATAAGACTAGACATATAATAGATCAAAGGAGttgaattgagagcccagaaataatcgcttatatttatggtcaactgatttttaacaaatgtgctagaacaattcaatggagaaagaatagtcttttcaacaaatggtgctggacaaCTGGACATACACATACAAAAGGATGAATTTGGACCCCTTCTTCAtgtcatacatacacaaaaattaattaattagtttaaAATGGACTATAGAcataaacataagaaataaaactcttggaagaaagcataggtgtaaatctttgtgacacagattaggcaatgatttttttagatatgacatctAAAacatagcaaaaatgaaaaaaaaacagataaattggattttatcaaaagtAAAAGCTTTGTGCTTCAAAtgacatcatcaagaaagtgaaagaaatcccacaaactgggagaaaatatttgcaaatcatgtatctgataagggacttgtatctagaatacataaagaacacttacaattcAATAACACGAAGACaattaacaattaaaaattggcaaagctTGGGTAGTGCCCTCCCACATTGACACTGGGTTTGGCCACATGACTTCTGTTGGTTAGTGAGACATTACTATGTGTGCTGCAAGCAGAGGCTTGATAAACCACTTGCACATTGGGGCTTGCCCACATGGTATATTTCTTCTTGGGACCCAGCTGCCATGTGATGAGAAGCTCAAGCCACAAGGAGAGAACCAACAACCAACACCAGCCGCCAGCTGTGTCAGGCAGTCATAATGTCCACTGCAGCCTCAGCCACCGTCTGATTACAACTACATGAGAGCCCTCAATCAAGACAGTAtaagaactgcccagctgagcccagtcaacccacagaatcatgagagataataaaatggttgttattttctaaaaagtgagcaaaggatttgaatagacacttctccaaagaaggtatgcaaatggccaataagcatgtgaaaagatgctcaacatcattagtcattagggaaatgtaaatcaaaactacaatgatatgTCAATTCACAGACACTACAATGGCtataataaaacagacaaaaacaagtgttgattaggatgtggagaaacaggaaccctcatacactgttgactggaatgcaaaatggtacaggcaCTTTCCAAGTTTGGCAGTTCCTGAAAATGTTAAACAGGGTTTACCATTTGGCTCAGCAATTCCTAGGTATTCACCCAAAAGAAAAGATATCTGTCTACACAAAAGCTCATATATGAATGTGgatcacagcattattcataagaacccaaaagtaaaaacaacccaaatgtctgtcaactgatgattggataaacaaaatgtgttctaTCCAGGCAACGGATAAGgccataagaaggaatgaagtaccaaCACATGGGTTACAATGTGGGttaaccttgaaaacgttatgctaagtaaaagaaggcaatcacaaaagaccacatattgtatgattccatttatatgggatattcagaataggcaaatcgatagagacagaaagtagattagtggttcccagaggctGTGGGGACGAGAGGATGGAGAGTGACAGATAAAGGGTATGAGTTTCTTTTAgtagtaatggttgcacaactctgtaaatatactaaaaaccattgaattgtacactttaaaaggagtgaattttatgatatgtaaattttatctctataaagctgctttaaaaaattgtagcccctccccagccctgtaACTCTTGATCCATTATCCTgctatacttttcctttttttccatagcacttctATCTTTCTATGtactatataattttttaagtatataattgtttttaagtatataattttttaaaggggaGGGCCTAGCCTCTGCCATCCAGGAGAGGCAGATAAAATAACTAACTCTAATGGTAGTGAGGAAGCTTTACATATGTTTTCAAGTATAACCCTTTatgcttcatttcctcatctgtaaaatgacactACCACTACTTCATTGAGAGGGTTATTGTAAGGACTAAACGCAGCGATGAGGGCTTGGCACCTGTGGTGGAGGTGGCTAGTTGCTTGGTGACATCTATTTTCCTCACCTTCCTCACCATCTAAACTAGATCTTGTTAAAGGTGGCAATGGATCCAAGTGAAAAACTACAGATAGAGGTGGCCACATGCCCCAGGTAGGGTAAATGACATGTAATTGGAAACCCCTGGGTGTAGTTTCTGGGAAAGCCTCTGAAAAGAGGTCAGGTTTGGCTGATTCTTAGGACATCTATCCATGAGTGGCGCCCCCTGGAGTTGTCAGGGCAGCAGACCAGCCTTGGCCTTCCTTTGCCTTTGCCTTTGCCTTTGCCTTTTCCTGCCTGGAATGTTAGAACTTCAAAAGGCATCTTTCCAGCCACAAGCTGGAGGGTGAGGGTCACAGGGAAACTGTAATGGGATTTAAAGCTCATAGTCCACCTTCAAGTTGTCCAAGCCCTAAGAAGGTCTAAGCGGGGCGGAGTAGTCACTGGGTACCTGTGGCATTTGCCTTGAACTGCCTACCTTCAAACTTCATATttcatgaaagaataaaaaacttcTCATTTATTTAAGCCACAGTTCTTTAGGTTTCTGTTACTCACAGCTGAATATATTTTCTATACAGAATGAATATGTAGGGCATTGaattaatattctttaaaactTAAGCCAATATTATGGTATCACCTTGTATGTAGGTAAGAACATTCTACAATCAATGACtaatctgtatttcctaagaaaACCACAAGTCATTCACCACAATATATTTAGTATGAATTTCTGAATGCCCTGGACAACTTGGGGGCCACCTATTATAGAACCCTACATCATGTTTCATGGTAAAGTATGACTgggaaaaactaaaagtaaattaaatcttTCTGACAATCCATTCTGTGGAAACATTTTAAGAgaacatttgcttttctcttccaaAAAGGTATTTCTTTATTCTCACCTCTGCGGACTGATGAGTCTGAGAATGGGCCGGCTGCAGCATTGTTGTCATCTTGGGTGGTCTCCTCTGAAATTTCTACCACATATGAATCCCCTTGGCTACTAGTCTTTGAGTGTGGATGCCCACGAGATATTTTTGGCTCAGATGAAGGTGAAGTTCTGTGACCAGATTTGCTCTTGGTTTTATGATCTGCTGTTTTCCGGACCAGCTGTTGATGATCTCCAGAACTGAAGTCTATTGGCTCACTGATCCCCAAGTCCATTTTCCTGGAGAGGGAAAGCTGTTATTCAGGTCCTTATGATCATGCAACTACCACCTTAGCATCCTCATAACATTCAGAtgattttttcttagttttaactCCCTTGGCTCAGTACTTATCAAgtcagtgcttaataaatatttgttgaatcaatggTGAACAAATACTTTTAAGATGAGGCCTATAgataaaaataagttgcattccattataaaattaatatgtttataaatacatTCAGCAAGGAGTTACATTCCCTCTTATGTGCCAGGTGTGGAGCTGTTCTCATCTCCTctgtcctcaaagagcttacaCTTTGGAAGAGAAGATAATCAAACTAGCAATAATATGAAAGACAATATAAGCAGGACCAGGAATAATGGAGGATGATACAAGAGCTCCTAATGAAGTCTGGAAGAAGACGCAGGGAGTAGAAGAGGCTGTCAAAAGCAACCAGAGAAAGTGAGGTTTAAGCCCAGACTGGAAGATGAGTTGGAGCTGGTCAAGTAAAGAGGTGGGGAAAGGTTTTTCCAGGCAAAGGAATCAGCCTGGACCAGCACtggagaaaggaagcagagaaggtaggtcccagaaacagaaggaaattcatgtggctggagcagggagTTCTAAAGGGAGAGTAGAATGAGGTTAGACAGAGGGAAAGTAGGGGCAGGTCCCTGAGGGGCTGGAAAGCCAAGTTCATCCTGAAGGCCATGGCTGTGATAGGaagaataatggtcccccaaagataTCTGCATTCCAATCCCTGGAACCCATGGATATGTTACCTTACTTGGCAAAAGGAAcattgcaggtgtgattaagttaaggactcTGAGgtggggagatgatcctggattatctgggtgggcccaatcaAATCACAGGCATCCTTATGATCATACTTAAGAGAGAGCcaggaggatcagagtcagagaaagagatgtgacagcagaagcagaggtcagagtgataCAGCTGCTGcctttgaagatagaggaaagAGCCTGAGAGGAGGAACACAGGTGGCCGctagaaactggaagaggcaaggaaacacATCCTCCCTCAGAGACTCCAGAAAGGCACGCAGAcccctgacaccttgattttggcacaGTAAATgcgattttggacttctgacttacagaactgtaaaatgataaatttgtgttgttttaagtcattatgtttgagtaatttgttacagcagcaataaataactaatacaatGGGAAATCACTGAAGGTTTTCCAGCAGGGGACCTTGGGGATCGGACTAGAAAGATTACACACACAGTGTGTAAGGCACAGTGTGGAGAATAGGCCGAGTAAGCAAAAGTGGAAGCAGAGACGAGAAATCCAGATACGAGATGATGGTGGGCTTTGCCACAGTGCTTTGCAGCGAACACAGTTCCTAGAAAACCAGCACTAAATGGAccaaaaatggcaaaagaaaagGCCCCTATTAACCTCAAGGGAGTTGAAGACTAAGGCAGACCGCTGCTGCTGTCTTCCTGTCCCACAGAGAGAGCCATGTGGGAGTCTGAGAAGGAGATTGCTGAGATGGCAAGGGCCTAGACAAACCGAAGACCAACAGGAATGGTAAATGGGAGGTCTGCACAAAATACCAGGCTCTTGGAGAGGCAGACACCATCTTATAAAGATATTGTTTCTCCTCAAATTAAATCTAAATTTTACAAAACtcattgagatttttttcagtatttaaaaatataactctaAAGTTCATCAGAATGAGTGAATGTGTGAggataatcaagaaaaaaactgaaagaggaTTATGGTCAGGGGAGAGTGATTTACCTTATCAGAAATCAAATATCATAAAGCTGTATAATTAAAAGTGCAGTGCTAGCATGGCAATAGATAAACAGATTAATGGGATGGAAGAGATTCAAGACATAGACTCATGTATagtggccggccccatggccaaatggttaagttcacacactctgcttcggtggcccagattTTGctggtgtggacctggcactgctcagtagaccatgctgaggtggcatcccacatagcacaaccagaaggactacaactagaatatacaactatgtactggggggctttagggagaagaaaaaaaaaagaagaagattggcaacagatgttagctcaggtgccaatcttaaaaagaaaggaaaagaaatagactcATGTATATATGAGAATTTAATACTTGATAAAGGTGGCATTTCAAATTATTGTCCCATGGTGTTGGAACAATTAGCTATGCttggaaaacaaagtttaattGCTTTTTCACATCTTTTACAAAAATACATTCCAGATGAATTAAAGATATTACCATAAATAATAATACCAATAGATATTCCACAATAAAAtatcaatgaatatttgtgtagAGCCTTTGTGAGAATGCTACCATAAAAGAAATGCTGGACAGATTTGGGGTAGGGGAACACTTTAAATATCATTACAAGAAGATATCAATAAATCTGAAATGCaaaagtgtaaaaataaaatttacaatatttACTATACTGtacaaagaacttttaacaaggaaaagatgaataactcaatagaaagatgagaaaagaacataaataggcaattcacaaaggaaatttaaatggTCAATAAACTTAGGAGATGATACCTCACAAATAACCAAGGAAATGCAAGTAAAAATAATCATGAaatgtcattcttttcttttttgcataaaagactgataaaaactgaaaagaaaattctcaaagtTGCAAGGGTGTAGAGAAATGGGTAACTTGGGCCACATGGACTTGTGGGGGCCCTAGATAAGTTGCCTTCATGGGTTGCTTCTCcataagaaaatttgaaaaagtatattttatggcTTCGTAGGTATAAAAAAATATAACCCAGACTGAATtcattgtatattatatattcattattattatattcatttttttctcctgattttataagaaattaaagTATTTTCATGACTCCTAAAACTATTGTGGTCCAGAGGCAATGTACCTAGTGGCTAAGTCAGACCTGAGACAACCTCACAAGAGCTGGCAAGTGTGTaatctttttttggtgagtaatTGGAAGCATCTGTCAAATTCAAAACGTGCATAACTTTAGACCCAACAGTTACATTTGTAGGAATTCATGTCATAAAAATACCCATACAAATAGGCAATGACGTACGTACAAGGAAATTCATTACATCATTCATTGTTTGTAgctgtaaaaaaatttaaaaaggctaAATATCCAACATCAGGGGAATGGTTAAATTAGTTTTGGCAAAGAAaagcagatatatatatatggattgaTGTGATAAGTCCACTCCAGTATGCTTctgaacaaaaaaaatcagattagAGTGTAATATTTAGTAAGATCACGCtcatattttatacacacacacatttccagaGACTGAAGAGATATATCACAAACTGTTGATATGGTTATCTCTAACACAGCAGAGTTGGGGAATACACTCTgaattgtattaatttttataatgagcatttattatttatataaagtaagatatttacattttgaagagaaaaagaagtatttCCCTTTTTGGTAAAGTCTGGAGCTCCTCTGAAGAAAGCAGTCTTCACGTACAGCTGAAAAGCACTAAAAGATGCTCAAATAACCAAGTTGGTTTCTTCCACAGCTGTCCTGCaaatcaaaagagagagaggcaacaaaattttcaaagcactcaaaaccaaaaaccaaccaGCAAAAATCAAAGGCAGCTGAGTTTTCCTCATGAAACTATAGTTGGCTGGTGCCTGGATCACAAAATGAGGCTTTCACCTGGTCCTCAAAAAGCTTCCCTGGCTCCTAAGCCAGCAGCCATCTGAGAGGCAGGCAGGTGCTGGAACTGAGAAGCAAAGTTCTGAGTGACAGTTAAAGGAGTGGCAGTTGGAGCATGGGGTGGGCTGAGGACCCCACTGCCTAGGAGAGGGGCTCTGAGTCAAGTCAATCTGCCGAGCCTCATAATGGCCAAATAGTCATGGCCAATGTGCTCTGTGCTGAGCCTCAGGGAGGCCTGAGACTGAATCCCCTGAACCTCCAAAACTGATTCCATGTCAGGGAGTGTCCTGAAGCCTTAATAAAGGCTTCTGGAGGACATGGTGTCCTTCCCACCATGTCATCCCCTCCTCCCAAGCAGGAGGAAGACGCTTACTAAACTCCACCAGGGACTTTGCACAATTGTTTCAAATAAGTAAGACTTGTTTATGATAAAGCAAGCATTGGTTTTTCTGGTGGATGATGATGTTGGTGCCTGCTTGGTACAGGGAGATGCCTACCCCAGGCTGTAGGCCAATCAGAAGCCAAGGAGGCCTAGCTCAGGCTGCTTGGTGAGAGAATTCAGATGACAAAGTAGGGGGACAGTGAGAGGGGAATGGGAGCAGACACTCGTCCTGAATGGAGACT includes the following:
- the LOC106832253 gene encoding protein lifeguard 1 translates to MDLGISEPIDFSSGDHQQLVRKTADHKTKSKSGHRTSPSSEPKISRGHPHSKTSSQGDSYVVEISEETTQDDNNAAAGPFSDSSVRRAFIVKVFLILSAQLVVTVAITSVFVFWKALRVWVRNHAWFTYAILPAFFVVLIILACCGKIRRQVPGNYILLGVFTVLQGLLLGAVTVFYNAEEVLWATAATALLTLSLTLFALQTKWDFTLLNGVLFVLLFVLLIFGIFLIFIRSYWAQLLYAGLGTVVFSLYMVMDVQLMVGGQHHHSDLDPEEYVFAALNIYLDIINLLLFILELIGLLR